In Natronospira bacteriovora, a single window of DNA contains:
- a CDS encoding lysophospholipid acyltransferase family protein — protein MPLSDIRSAREKFIAALLAPWCWSVTLLWSLPLAALIIVTPGLARRRNLARWSARVLLRLLGLRAQVHGAQRQPAGACVVVANHASYLDGIILTALLPPRFAFVIKKEMAAVPIAGLLLRRLDSLFVENRKRADRGDTRRLLEHTAAGDALGIFPEGTFKRKTGLLPFRSGAFVTAARAQVPVLPITIRGSRRALPAKSLAPLPGTLFVQIHPAIYPRGGGREERASLQAEARAAILRDLDEPDLMDGSGRPQT, from the coding sequence GCTGGTCAGTCACGCTTCTGTGGAGCCTTCCTCTGGCGGCCCTGATCATCGTGACACCGGGCCTGGCGCGGCGTCGAAACCTGGCCCGCTGGTCAGCGCGCGTACTGCTGCGGCTGCTGGGCCTGCGAGCGCAGGTTCACGGCGCACAGCGGCAGCCAGCCGGTGCCTGCGTGGTCGTCGCCAACCACGCCTCCTATCTGGACGGAATCATCCTCACGGCCCTGCTACCTCCCCGCTTCGCCTTCGTCATCAAGAAGGAGATGGCCGCGGTCCCCATCGCCGGCCTGTTGCTGCGCCGACTGGACTCCCTGTTCGTGGAAAACCGAAAACGGGCCGACCGCGGCGATACCCGCCGCCTGCTGGAACACACGGCGGCGGGCGATGCGCTGGGCATCTTTCCGGAAGGGACCTTCAAGCGCAAGACGGGCCTGCTTCCGTTCCGGAGCGGTGCCTTCGTCACGGCGGCCCGGGCACAGGTTCCGGTTCTGCCCATCACGATCAGGGGCAGCCGACGGGCCCTGCCGGCCAAATCACTGGCCCCACTGCCCGGAACACTCTTCGTTCAGATTCATCCAGCCATTTACCCGCGTGGCGGGGGGCGTGAGGAGCGAGCGTCACTTCAGGCCGAAGCCAGGGCTGCCATCCTGCGTGATCTCGATGAACCGGATCTGATGGATGGGAGTGGCCGCCCTCAAACCTGA
- a CDS encoding tetratricopeptide repeat protein: protein MKADRFNVSEKRRPSLFVGALVTGLLLLFLAGPVLAQGLMTQQTYNRLERIHDLMDEDEFEEALNRLGTARERAQNDHERAIIAQLAGHLHIMLENYREALEEFERSVEFENGLPEDPLLNTISNIAQLHIQFENYEKTLDYVNRYLRIVENSDEKEDAPSRIYVIGAQANMSLDNMRAALPFITRAIELEDEPRESYYRVKRGIEFELEDYRAARGTLESMIGYWPDNMEYWFQLFSLNVELEEEERGLSVLKLAHRKGLFERETHYVNLYRMYMLQESPFEAGQVLQEGLDNGTVEHKVQHIEMLSRAWIQAQEHDRAVEVLNVLAEMKDTGDPELTIAQIAQERAHWEDAYSAAMRAYEKGGLDEPGRALLLAGRAAAEMKDYDEALAAFEAATNYEDARNQARQWLSYIEEERAIMSNR from the coding sequence ATGAAGGCGGATCGTTTTAACGTCTCTGAGAAGCGTCGACCCAGTCTCTTTGTTGGCGCCCTGGTAACGGGCTTGCTGCTGTTGTTCCTCGCGGGGCCGGTTCTGGCTCAGGGGCTGATGACGCAGCAGACCTATAATCGACTTGAGCGCATTCATGACCTCATGGACGAAGACGAGTTCGAGGAAGCGCTCAATCGCCTTGGGACAGCGCGGGAACGGGCCCAGAATGATCATGAGCGGGCGATTATTGCCCAATTGGCAGGTCACCTGCACATCATGCTTGAAAACTACCGGGAGGCGCTTGAGGAGTTTGAGCGTTCGGTGGAGTTTGAGAATGGTCTGCCGGAGGATCCGCTGCTCAACACCATTTCCAATATCGCCCAGCTCCATATTCAGTTCGAGAATTATGAGAAAACACTGGATTATGTGAATCGCTATCTGCGTATCGTCGAGAACTCTGACGAGAAAGAGGATGCGCCTTCGCGAATCTATGTGATCGGTGCTCAGGCGAATATGTCGCTGGACAACATGCGCGCTGCGTTGCCCTTCATCACCCGAGCCATCGAGCTGGAGGATGAACCGCGGGAATCCTATTATCGGGTCAAGCGTGGTATCGAGTTTGAGCTGGAGGATTATCGCGCAGCACGGGGCACGCTGGAATCGATGATCGGCTACTGGCCGGATAATATGGAATACTGGTTCCAGCTGTTCAGTCTTAACGTGGAACTGGAGGAGGAAGAGCGAGGCTTGAGCGTACTCAAGCTGGCTCATCGTAAGGGCCTGTTCGAGCGGGAGACTCATTACGTCAACCTGTACCGCATGTACATGCTTCAGGAGTCACCCTTTGAGGCAGGGCAGGTGCTCCAGGAAGGCCTCGACAACGGTACCGTTGAGCACAAGGTCCAGCATATCGAAATGCTGTCCCGCGCCTGGATTCAGGCGCAAGAGCATGATCGGGCGGTAGAGGTTCTGAATGTGCTGGCAGAAATGAAGGATACCGGTGATCCGGAGCTGACCATCGCGCAGATTGCCCAGGAACGGGCGCACTGGGAAGATGCCTATTCCGCCGCCATGCGGGCCTATGAGAAAGGCGGCCTGGATGAGCCGGGTCGGGCGCTGTTGCTCGCCGGCCGGGCGGCTGCCGAAATGAAGGACTACGACGAGGCTCTGGCGGCCTTTGAAGCGGCAACCAATTATGAAGATGCCCGCAATCAGGCCCGACAGTGGCTCAGCTACATCGAGGAAGAACGTGCGATCATGAGCAATCGCTGA
- a CDS encoding energy transducer TonB: MIRFIVALLGGAVVAVLLFFAMQRMIMTDEDGAPSLDRGERIDFIRVERDERVRERERRPPEEPQEPDQPPPPPEMQIQQDQPPQTQLDFDMPRLDIPMGMEGGAFIGRGGQAQGSGDGDVIPIVRVEPQWPREALVQGIEGWVRIEFTIREDGSVANPRVIESEPRRVFDRAALRAIQRWRFRPRIVDGRPVERQATQTIEFNLEDAQ; encoded by the coding sequence ATGATTCGTTTCATTGTCGCGCTGTTGGGGGGTGCCGTGGTTGCGGTGCTGCTCTTCTTTGCCATGCAGCGCATGATCATGACCGACGAGGACGGTGCACCCAGCCTGGACCGAGGCGAGCGGATTGATTTCATACGCGTCGAACGCGATGAACGAGTGCGTGAGCGTGAGCGCCGGCCGCCGGAAGAGCCTCAGGAGCCGGATCAGCCACCGCCGCCGCCGGAAATGCAGATCCAGCAGGATCAGCCGCCCCAGACCCAGCTGGATTTCGACATGCCCCGCCTGGATATCCCCATGGGTATGGAAGGTGGCGCCTTCATTGGGCGTGGTGGACAGGCCCAGGGCTCGGGGGACGGAGATGTCATTCCCATTGTCCGGGTGGAGCCCCAGTGGCCCCGGGAAGCCCTGGTTCAGGGTATCGAGGGTTGGGTACGGATCGAGTTCACCATTCGTGAAGATGGTTCCGTGGCTAATCCACGGGTGATCGAATCCGAGCCGAGGCGGGTCTTTGACCGGGCCGCGCTGCGGGCCATCCAGCGCTGGCGCTTCCGTCCCCGAATCGTCGACGGGCGCCCTGTCGAGCGGCAGGCCACACAGACCATCGAATTCAACCTGGAGGACGCACAATGA
- a CDS encoding ExbD/TolR family protein, with protein MARRQVQAEAETEEEINMTPMLDIVFIMLIFFIVTSSFIRETGIDPLRPDAETAVEQARGNILIGIAPNGDIWMNQEQIELGQVRPMVEDMLSQNPESSVVVVSDETARTGRVIEVMDEVRRAGVMDIAIATEGQGGQL; from the coding sequence ATGGCCAGAAGACAGGTACAAGCAGAGGCCGAGACCGAAGAAGAGATCAACATGACCCCGATGCTCGACATCGTGTTCATCATGCTGATCTTCTTCATCGTGACCAGCTCCTTCATCCGGGAAACGGGGATTGATCCCCTGCGGCCGGATGCGGAAACCGCCGTGGAGCAGGCCCGGGGCAACATTCTGATCGGGATTGCGCCCAATGGCGATATCTGGATGAACCAGGAACAGATCGAGCTCGGGCAGGTTCGTCCCATGGTGGAAGACATGCTTTCCCAGAACCCTGAAAGCAGTGTTGTTGTCGTATCTGATGAGACTGCCCGAACCGGCCGCGTCATCGAGGTGATGGATGAGGTCCGGCGAGCGGGAGTGATGGATATCGCCATCGCCACTGAAGGGCAGGGAGGTCAGCTATGA
- a CDS encoding ExbD/TolR family protein yields MRRKHRRQEESAEVNVTPLLDIVFIMLIFFIVTASFAREFGIDVDRPSDEPAEVQQEVDVIFVEITATGQIQVDGRTVDIRAVQANVQNLLSANPDAPVVVSSHADAESGLLVRVIDQARRAGAENVSIATN; encoded by the coding sequence ATGCGGCGTAAACACCGAAGACAAGAGGAAAGCGCGGAGGTCAATGTCACGCCACTCCTGGACATCGTGTTCATCATGCTGATCTTCTTCATCGTGACAGCATCATTTGCACGTGAATTCGGGATTGACGTTGACCGGCCCTCTGACGAGCCGGCCGAGGTTCAGCAGGAAGTGGACGTGATCTTCGTCGAAATTACCGCGACGGGTCAGATCCAGGTGGATGGACGCACGGTGGACATCCGTGCGGTTCAGGCCAACGTCCAGAACCTGCTGTCCGCCAACCCGGATGCTCCCGTGGTCGTTTCTTCCCACGCGGATGCCGAGTCCGGCCTGCTCGTGCGGGTGATCGACCAGGCACGTCGTGCCGGCGCGGAGAATGTTTCAATCGCCACTAACTGA
- a CDS encoding MotA/TolQ/ExbB proton channel family protein — MIWIAESFAALRDFFEAGGDVLWAILVVTIMLWTLILERLWYFRMIQPAKTRKALEAWNNMSDHDSWYARQIREQLLSEIRVDSGQFIFYIKTMVAVLPLLGLLGTVTGMIQVFDVMTVLGTGNPRAMAGGVSAATIPTMSGMVAALSGLYFGASLDKRAKVEVERAADLLRYH, encoded by the coding sequence ATGATCTGGATTGCTGAGTCATTCGCGGCTCTCCGGGACTTCTTTGAAGCCGGCGGGGATGTGCTCTGGGCCATCCTGGTTGTCACCATCATGCTCTGGACGCTGATCCTGGAGCGCCTGTGGTACTTCCGGATGATCCAGCCCGCCAAGACCCGGAAGGCGCTGGAAGCCTGGAACAACATGTCGGACCATGACAGCTGGTATGCACGCCAGATCCGCGAGCAGCTGTTATCCGAGATCCGGGTGGACTCCGGTCAGTTCATCTTCTACATCAAGACCATGGTGGCCGTGCTGCCCCTTCTGGGGCTGCTCGGCACCGTGACCGGTATGATCCAGGTCTTCGATGTCATGACGGTACTCGGAACCGGCAACCCCCGTGCGATGGCCGGTGGCGTATCGGCCGCCACCATCCCGACCATGTCGGGCATGGTTGCCGCCCTCTCCGGCCTCTATTTTGGCGCCAGTCTGGACAAGCGCGCCAAGGTGGAGGTGGAGAGAGCCGCCGACCTGCTCCGTTACCATTAA
- a CDS encoding MotA/TolQ/ExbB proton channel family protein, with the protein MNFFKRSLILFSLMAVAAPVMADNQPTTLDELLQQVREARTEAAQKNRERERRFIEARNEQQQMLEEARREHEREEARRDRLSRTFEENEGILTELNDRLQTRMGTLGELSGVVRQMSGDAQGIVRNSIVSAQLPARGDQVARLAEGRALPSIAQLESLWFLFQEEMTESGKVVKYPSTIVRADGTREDVDVVRVGVHNTIYNDRFLRYLPETGQLVELGRQPAGRYRSMAQNLYNADSGDIVAMAVDPSRGSLLALLIQTPSLGERIQQGGAPGYVIIALGIIGLLLVIERLIFLTMAGQRIKAQVGTGKPNPNNALGRVMGAYAENKDDDIETLELKIDEAILKETPALEARLGAIKIISAVAPLLGLLGTVVGMIRTFQMITLFGAGDPQLMADGISQALMTTAMGLTVAIPLVLLHAVVAAQSKRLVQILEEQSTGIIATHADKKK; encoded by the coding sequence ATGAATTTCTTCAAACGTAGCCTTATTCTCTTCAGCCTGATGGCCGTTGCCGCTCCGGTGATGGCCGACAACCAGCCGACCACGCTGGACGAGCTGCTGCAGCAGGTTCGGGAGGCCCGGACGGAAGCAGCGCAGAAGAACCGTGAGCGTGAGCGTCGTTTCATCGAGGCCCGTAACGAGCAACAGCAGATGCTGGAAGAGGCTCGTCGCGAACACGAGCGCGAGGAAGCCCGGCGTGATCGACTGTCACGAACCTTCGAGGAAAACGAAGGCATCCTGACGGAGCTCAACGACCGCCTGCAGACCCGCATGGGCACGCTGGGCGAGCTCTCGGGCGTGGTGCGCCAGATGTCCGGTGACGCTCAGGGCATCGTTCGCAACTCCATTGTCTCGGCGCAGTTGCCGGCACGGGGTGACCAGGTGGCCCGCCTTGCGGAAGGGCGTGCGCTGCCCTCCATTGCCCAGCTGGAAAGCCTCTGGTTCCTTTTCCAGGAGGAAATGACCGAGTCCGGCAAGGTGGTCAAGTATCCCAGCACAATCGTGCGTGCTGACGGTACCCGTGAGGACGTAGACGTGGTTCGCGTGGGTGTGCACAACACCATCTACAATGACCGCTTCCTGCGCTACCTTCCGGAAACCGGCCAGCTCGTGGAGCTGGGTCGCCAGCCGGCCGGTCGCTACCGCAGCATGGCGCAGAATCTCTACAATGCCGATTCCGGCGACATTGTCGCCATGGCGGTGGACCCGTCCCGCGGCAGCCTGCTCGCACTGCTGATCCAGACACCCTCCCTGGGTGAGCGCATCCAGCAGGGTGGTGCGCCCGGTTACGTCATCATCGCCCTGGGTATCATCGGTCTGCTGCTCGTGATCGAGCGCCTGATCTTCCTGACCATGGCCGGTCAGCGCATCAAGGCCCAGGTCGGTACCGGCAAGCCCAACCCGAACAACGCCCTTGGCCGCGTGATGGGTGCCTATGCCGAAAACAAGGATGACGACATCGAGACCCTGGAGCTCAAGATCGACGAGGCGATCCTGAAGGAAACCCCGGCGCTTGAAGCGCGTCTGGGTGCGATCAAGATCATCTCCGCCGTGGCTCCGTTGCTGGGTCTGCTGGGTACCGTGGTGGGTATGATCCGTACCTTCCAGATGATCACCCTGTTCGGCGCCGGTGACCCGCAGCTGATGGCGGATGGTATCTCCCAGGCCCTCATGACCACGGCCATGGGCCTGACCGTTGCCATTCCGCTGGTTCTGCTTCACGCCGTTGTGGCTGCCCAGAGCAAGCGTCTGGTGCAGATCCTTGAAGAGCAGAGCACCGGTATCATTGCGACACATGCGGACAAGAAGAAATGA